A region of the Sodalis ligni genome:
ACATTTAGGAAACATTCCGTTGGCGTTCAATCTTTTGACGACACATCTATCCACTGAATTTTCTCCCATATTGCCTGTCCAATTTCCCCATACAGCATTTTCTGCGTTTCGACGGCTGCGGGTGATTGCATGAAATGTGATGCGGTTCAAATTTTTCATGCACCATGGTTTCTCGCAATCAAATATGTATGACATCTGCCCGCAAACAAACCCAGGCATTGCGCTCTTTGACGAAGCTCGCGCATCAATACCGATGCCGTACATCCCCTCTGCAGATGAGAAAATCAGCACAATAATAAAGCGGTTCGTATTTTGAACAAAATAAAATGCCCATAACATCGGGAAAAATGTCATGTCTTCTTTTATCCGTCTCTCTGCGGCAGTTATTATCGGGGCGAGTTTAGGCGTCCGTGGGACTTTGCCTCATTGATTGGGTAAGTACAAATACTTTTTTTTGCTATGAATTGTCACATCGATATAGGCTAACGGCTTTTGTCTCATAAGGCTTCGGCGAAGCGTCCACTCTTATTAGGACATTTGCCCATTTTCAGGCGAAATTATATACACACTATTTCGAATTTTTTAATGAAATTAATTACTTTAGTTCGCAATAAAATTCATGGTTTTCTCCGGCCGACCTCTTTGGATTCCGGACGACGGATTAAGTCCTGGCATGGTTCGGACGGCTAATCAGACTGGCGGAAAGCCGATCGAGCATCATCGCCAATAGCACCACCACAATGCCGCTTTGCAATCCCTGGCCGATATCCAACTGCTGTATGCTGGTCAAAACATCATTGCCCAGCCCGCCGGCCCCCACCATGGAAGCGATAATAACCATCGACATGGCCATCATGATGGTTTGATTAACGCCGGCCATAATAGAAGGCAGGGCGTTCGGCAATTGCACTTTCCATAATAATTGCCGTCGGGTGCAGCCAAAAGCCAGGCCGGCCTCGATCAGGCTCTTTTCCACCTGACGGATACCCAAATCGGTTAACCGCACCACCGGCGGCATGGCAAACAGCACGGTGGCGAAAATACCCGGCGGCCGGCCGAGACCGAATAAAATGACGGCGGGAATCAGATAGACAAATGCGGGCATGGTTTGCATAAAATCCAGCATGGGCCTGACGATGGTCCCGGCCCGTTGGCGGCGGGCGATCGTGATACCCAGGGGGATGCCCGCCAGCAGGCTGAAAAGGGTGGAGGAGAGGGTGAGGGCCAGCGTTACCGTGGCATGTTCGCCATAACCGCTGTAGATAATATACAGGGTCGCGGCAGTAGTGAATAACGCAAAACCCACGCCGATGCGCCACAGGCTCACCCCCACCGCGATAGCCATCAGACCCCAGGGCGACAGCCAGCCCAGTCCCTGTTCCAATCCGCCGGCTACGCCATCGATGATCCGGGAGACGGCATCAAAAAACGGACCGCCGTGGGAGAGCAGGTAACGGATGCCGCTGTCGATTTCGGCGCTGAAATCAAAGGGTGTGGTCATGGGCGCCCTCAGTGGCCGGATGGCCGAACGCACCGGCGAAATTTTCCGCCAGCACATAACGGGAGGTATCGATGCCCGAGAAGAAGCGTCGGACGTAAGCATTGGCCGGCGCGTTGATAATCTCTTCGGCGGTGCCTATCTGGATGACTTTTCCCTGTTCCATAATGGCGATGCGGCTGCCGATGCGCA
Encoded here:
- a CDS encoding ABC transporter permease — translated: MTTPFDFSAEIDSGIRYLLSHGGPFFDAVSRIIDGVAGGLEQGLGWLSPWGLMAIAVGVSLWRIGVGFALFTTAATLYIIYSGYGEHATVTLALTLSSTLFSLLAGIPLGITIARRQRAGTIVRPMLDFMQTMPAFVYLIPAVILFGLGRPPGIFATVLFAMPPVVRLTDLGIRQVEKSLIEAGLAFGCTRRQLLWKVQLPNALPSIMAGVNQTIMMAMSMVIIASMVGAGGLGNDVLTSIQQLDIGQGLQSGIVVVLLAMMLDRLSASLISRPNHART